gtaaacaatcCTGTGAATTCATGTCTCcaatcgtgtccagacaaaataaaggctgacgttagttccacatatttacgttcagtcaagatgcacattgcggcCTTGACCACATGGATTTTAAATgcatccacggctaaatgttgttgctGGCACTTATTAGCCTAACCCTTCTTTCGGCTCCGTTCCGCCAAGAAAAAAGgcacagagttaaaaaaaaaagtacgaGCGAACAAGCAcgtaataataatcataataatgataaaatcacgtttagaagatcatctcactCCACGctgcaggtttgtttgtttacaacagaaatcAATATTTCCTCTTCTGTGGTCGTTTCCGGTATTTTGGAGAGTCCTGCACGTCCAAATGATTTGTTCCGACcaaaagtgtggcgtatgtaaacgtttgttataatcgcaTAAGGTTTTTCTGGgaccatgtacacagttcaattctaattcGATCTTTGATCCACTAGTGGTGTCTCACCTGGTTTTATGGCTCCAcaccttcataaaaaaaagctcttttagaTGTTAGAAATCTCACCCAGCAGTGTGTCTGTGATTACAATGAGGTGCATCATGATCCACCCTCTGTCCTGCAGACGTCATTCACACTCCCCCAAGCTGTGAATTTTGAGCCCTACACGCCTCGGGTCACCTTGGACTCCAGCAAAGTGATGGCGGCAGAGATTTTTCCTGCTGTGCTGAAGAAACACCTGACGGAAATGTTTGGACATCCTGTTGCAGCGCGGATAGAGCTGCTCAAACCGGGTCAGTCTTCAGCTGCGCTGACGGgactttttaaatcctttttaaaaatgttgttggtGAATTCTGTTCAATTTGATCCCAGCGGTAGCCACGGTCTTTCTTCAAGCTGGTGAGTATTTAGAAATGAAAGTATGGGACGGGTGACCGAATCTGCAAATTCACCCTTTATCATattaaactgtaattttttccccatcatttttattaaaatccacaaaatgaATTCTGTTAGATCCCACAATGATTTAGAAATGGAGAAATTCTTTATcaatattttctgaaaaaataaaatgtgactgGATCTTTAATTTTTTGCATGAGTATTGTTGATGATTGTCAGAAATTTAGTTTTTCGAAGACttgttttttgtacaaaatatttctttcattGGGTTTTCTGCAAAAATGGTCACTTCTTGTTTATCTTCACATTATATGATTAAAgtatgaaatgtttaaaagccCCAAATCTATGAGATCAAATCTGAATAagcttaaagtgaatgaaaaaaaataatttgaaaaaaagacatgGCAAAATATGATTTATATCACAAAATTGCACATTAACCAAAattttgtacttttaaaaaatttaatttgaatttggcAAGTTTTAGCTGTAAAGTTAGgctatttttttaagttgtcaGTATTTCTTcgaatttaagttatttttcctaaatttatttatttatttttttaagttagtgTACTTTCTAgtttaaaacttattttaattttttttattttcaaataaacatgagtgtttttttaaatgtacaatctggtttttcattcattttaagaaaatcctgatttgaccccGTAGTAATCACGAGAAACCATTAAAAATCGTTCAGTTGTGAAGGTTAAACATGAGAcaaaatacttctttttttttgtccaaataatGCATTAAATCAAAATTTCTTAACCAACCCCACAGCCCAGTCATCATGTGGATTTTCCAatggttaatgttttattttgaaagaaatcttAAGCACTATTATTTGTTgtaatgtggaaaaaaacaaaaactgtaagcttaggagtaaaaaaacaattacatgtATTTCCCTcgtattaaattttaaataaagcataaaaatatacataactgttgcaaaacaaaacatgctgtCAAATACggatgttttattcatttatatttagCAATCCTGTTTGATTTGGAGGACCTTTTAGTCTATCGACTGTTGAGGGATAATAAAATACTGACGCATggatttgttgtattttttttttaggtgcagGAGCAGCTTCTTCTTTATCTTTGACCCCAAAAACATCTCAGCAATTGGGTAacctattaaaataaataatattaaataattgAGGAATTTTACTCATTtataataaaatgatttataataactcacaagaaaaatgaaacaaaattgtGAAATTTTATCTAAAAGGATTACTTTAAATGctctattttttgtctttttttagagCCTGGAACTCCCATCCAAACTTCTCTGCCTAAACCAGCCTCAAAGAAAAGATCAAGTAAGAattgtttgactttaaaaatgtaagttagcattattaaatatttactgATCTTACAGTGCTGTAGCAAAGCAGGGTAGGGGACTTtctgacatgttcttgttgcatttttctgacgtGGGAGGACCAACATTGAGAAAATTAAtgtcaaagttgcatttctgagaattttttttttgattcaaatcgctgtaaatcaggagcagacgcaaaaatacggtttgaaaaagatttatatttgtatttgtgaCTAGGCGGGCCACAAGCGCCCTGTTCTTAGCTACTGGGAGGAAAGGGGGGTGGGCAGGGATGCCCCACATACATGGTCTcacccacaactgagaggcaaattctactgaactactgccactctgcagaaactgtcctagaaaacgtcataggtttatttttggctaaaaacgtcatctttaaaagaccactgggaactcttcTACAAAAGATCGAATGATGATCGGCGTTTGACTTTAAACTCCAGACCCTTTGCTTGGATTCTGCCTTAAATAAtcctttttactcattttgattCATgcctgtatttatttttttccccttttttagaAGGCACCAAGTCTTCCGATGCAAGCGGATTGACAAAACGAGAGCTGTCCAAATCCATGGAACACCTTTTGGACCTGAAAGTACACAAACTAAAGGAGAAAATATCAGGTAGACAACGGGGTTTATTGTCTCGGGTTATAATCTAATCTGGTGGCAGTTCCACACCACAGTCTGGGCCAGAATTTCACCTcacaaacagaaccagaactcattaaaacatcattttcagcCTTTTATATAGCATTGCCTTACATTACTCAGCTGAGTTTGGATTTCCTGTACACTATTCTGCtatcttttgtattttctttgtacAATGCAGGTTAGTCAGCTTCAACAACGTTATTCGTTATTCTTTTCTAAAATAATCTAATGTAGTTTTGAGCtttgaaatgcaataaaagagcAAGGGGGCAGATGTGGCAAATAGTGGGAATTTTATTACAAAtaccaatttttttaatttaaactgctGTTGTGCCCAAttgagctgttttttcttttctctccctctcagttttgaatgcagaaattgCCAAAGACATCGCTTCAGCTGAAAAAAGAAGTGAGCTCATGAAGTGTAAGTCTTGCAGTGGGGCAAACAACTGTttgcaagttgtcccacttcCACAGAGATGCCAGAGGTCTGTAGTGTTAATGACAGAAACATTTCAACAGTTGGAGACAGAATGTAGAAGTCCAGGAAATCATATTGTATatggctgcacgatatgaggaaaactcgcaatatgTGATTTTGGTGATAAACATATTGCGATAAGAATATAacttgcggtaaataaacaaagagtaaaacaaccaaaaacatcattcccatataattgcaacagtttaaaaattatactccaaatgaccctcgtcaacAGAGAAggggaacatctaacataataggactccatctgattggtcaaatgcataaattgatttattggattcgttaaatacttcaagctgccataagcttgttttagcacatttaaggtaaccatttattgcaatttttgctgtcttttgcgatatgcgtattgcacagcttggtACTGCGATagcgataaatttgcggtatattgtgcaggcctaatattgtgtaatttttaaacaatttaagtAGTATAGCAataatactagcgcatgtctgccggCTACAGTTTGAAGAGGCtcggtgcgaaatgtcaaagcggtacaAACCTCGCTCCAGACTTTatctttcacagttctattgcgataaatgaaagactttgtgtcgtggaattccagccgggcacgaACCGCaatgattaatttctcctccatgattgcTTTTCCGAACATTCGGGACCTCCGTGAATTAAAGCGGTCGTCGTTGATttttcactaccaaatccaggAGTCGGCCTGTTTTAACTTGCAACGCGTTTTGAACGTAGAGTCGTAAAAAGGCACGTAGCTACACGTCAACGTGACGGTTTCAAATGCTGAAGCCCGAAcgttttcattggaagtggcatTCAAGCGCCCACCTACAATGAAACAGTAACTTGTATAATCccaattcattttatagttttacatagtGTGGAAACACTATAAAtgtagcaaagacatgtgaccagaCAGTGTGGGAGAATGATCTAATTATGTTCTGAATGAACTTTCTGAAACTacaatgtgaatggatttaccaataattcttgtttactttttttgtacatatattttcacttgattatcttgtaaaaaaaatgcaaggaatctggaaaactccacctgcactgttcagcacCAGgtatttgtctctgagtcacactggttgaagttttgatCGACCTTAGGTCAGAGAATTGGATCGTTCACttgaaccaatatcgactacGAAGGGTGTAGTCGGCCACAAATTGTATGAATCAAATCGTGTCAAAATGAATCGCTAGAGACCAAACTCAGCTTTTTTAGTGGGACAACTTTCAGAACGGATGTTGTGTTCATTACatttatcctgttttttttttttttgtgtcattccTTCTAGTTGGCGTTGGTTTCACTTTTGATCCAAGAACAGCCCACAAACGCATCATCCTCACCGAAGACTTCACCAAAGCGTCTGTCTCAGATGAGCCCACCAACTACCCAGAATGCCCCGAGCGCTTTGCGCTTTGCTCCCAGGTACTCTCCTCCAGAGGCTTTATCAGAGGTCGCCACTACTGGGAGTTCCGACTGAGCTGCAACAACTTCATTGGCGTCGGATTGGCTTACGGCAGCCTTGACCGCAAAGGCCCCGCCAGTCGTCTGGGACGCAACAACATGTCCTGGTGTTTGGAGTGGTTCAACGTTAAGCTGTCCGCCTGGCACAGCAGTGTGGAGGTGGTGCTGGTCAACCCGAGTCCCAAGCGCGTAGGCGTGCTGTTGGATTGTGAGGAGGGCAGGGCGACCTTCTACAACGTGGCAGACAGGGCGTATCCCTTACACTCCTTCTCCATACCCTGCGTGGAGGCCGTCTATCCGGCTGTTTGGGCTTTCTCGAGTGGCTCCAGTGTTACTCTGTGCAAGCTGCAGTAAAGATGCTGCATCTGCACGTCCTACTTCATCTGTACACCCCCCATCCCCATTGATAAAGCATTCTTATAAATAATGCAAAGAAATGTGGATATTTGGAAGCAATTGCGATTCAATTGAAGCTTTTTAAGTAAGTTTTCATAGATAACTTgggttaaaacataaaagtacTTGTTGTACAAATATCTAAATCTGATTAAAGTTATCCGTCGTGTCCAAACTGAGCAGGTTagattaagacaaaaaaaagattcaagttTATTCGCTTTTCTAAGTATGGAGTAGTAAATCACAAGAGTTTTTACGGGTTTCTGACTTAAATCTTAGAAGTCcgggtgtttgtttgttttttcttcccccCCATTGTGACCCTAATCCTGTCTCATATcttcaagcttttattttggtaggaCCAGATAAAGCTATAGAAGATGGAGCAACAGTGGTGATCAACACGATGCCTCTGAATCAGCCAGTGGGAAGGCAGTGATGGAGGCTCCTCTCCTAAGCCATCACACCAACAGAACCTCGGTCCTTTTTGAGAATAAGACCGGTTCTAAGAGATTCTGGCATTTAAAAGGAATGATCATCAtctctgctgttgttttttttacagctgcaGAGTGATGAATATGGAAGCTGACTCGTCTGCTTTAGTCACAGAAAATGCGTTTTTCTCCACCTCTAGAGAGCATGTGCGCCTTTAAAACACAGAGAAGCATTTCCAGACAAAAGTAAATGTGTATTTATACTGTTTTTGAAATGCACGAGATAAAAAAAGAACGTCATCTTGCTCATACTATCAGGTGAAGTCAGAACACGGCTGTGGCTGAGCAGGaagtggatgatggcagaactGAATCCAGTTTCTCAGACATACATTTGTCTGGTAGACGACTCCCTCTCCACCTTTGACTTTGGATATTCTTTACTGTCAGAAGCCGCCAACAGCAGGGACACCTACTTATTTTTAGGAACTGTCTCGTGCTGTTCACAACAAACGAATGTCTACAGGGGAAAAGGTTGGACTTGGTTCTGCCGTGAACAGAAGAACACACAGTGGGTCCCTTGGAAACATGGGTGTTTCTGCAGGTCGAGACTCGTCAGGGAAATGTCACATTTCATTGACTTCCTTAATTTCTTTGTGCTCCTGATTGGAACTGGGGTCTCATAGCTTCTGTTCCCATTGGGGCGTTTACACTCCATCACTTTAGAAGCTCTGACAGAGGAACGAAAGTGATGGGGCAAAAGTTGAGCGACTGAACCTGGTCGGCGTTTTCTACGCTCGACACATCAATCACGTTTGAGTTTAATGAGTAACCGTGTGTCTTTGGAGGTGTATTTCATTGGATAAAGAGAATTTGCTTTAATCAGAACACTTAAGACTGCTTTAGCAGGTTCTGTCATGTCAACCAAATTTCTATTTGCAGGTGAAATATCGATGTAGATGTTGTAAAATCTTTAATTGtgtttgatgaaaataaaactgtgttaattataaataaaggttCTATAATGGGAAAACCTTTGCTCTCTCTGGGTAATTAGCTCACCTAATTATGGTCCAAAGCAGTCGATGACTGCGAGGACCACATTTTTTATACAGTTGAATAACTTTCTGcacctttgagcaaaaatgtgaCCCCCAGCCACATTCGcgtaaattcattcattcattttcttaaccgtttattccctttcggggtcacggggttgacggagcctatcccagccacttgggcgtaggcaagggataacctggacaggtcgccagtctgttgcagggtggaatatcctcagtcacacatccattcactcacACACCTATGGcctcacacagaaaggtcccccattgatgtagtttttcaggtcccccagccgggacttgaaccgggggccttcttgctgtgaggcaagagcgcttaCCACTGCGTCACCGTGCAGCCCCACATTCGCGTAAAGTCAACAGAATTTGCCCACACCTCGTACCCGGCGGAAAAGGAATTTTGGGCACAAACGACACCCCACACAAAGACAATGACGTTACAGAGAGTGATTCAGTTAAAAAATGCttatggagcaaaaaaaaaaatatatatatatatattttaaatacagTAATGAAACtgaattattatgggatgggaGAACAACCAACAGCTTGGGTCCATTTTGTGGCaagagttgaaaaaaaaaatcaattacatTTTATATGTCATAATTCACTTGACAATGCAATATGATGAAATTGCAAATTGATTGTTGAGAATTGCGTATTTCTcatttggcttttcccatcagggttCGCCACCGCGAAACAAACTCTCCTTCGAGGATGAGCTGCATGGTTAACTTGACGATGTTTCACGCCGGATGCCcatcctgacgcaaccctctcaatttatccgggcttgggaccggcacagaagcagagaagggaatagggaacAGCCCGGAttccctggtttcacggacggaatgcgctgcaaaccagcacgagctaaactggctcctatTACTTTGAAATAtgacaaagaaaaatacttCCAACCCCTTCCCCAGTGCCTTTTCTCTCTCTCAATATTTAAGAATCCGAagacatttaacttttt
The sequence above is a segment of the Oryzias latipes chromosome 1, ASM223467v1 genome. Coding sequences within it:
- the LOC101157185 gene encoding E3 ubiquitin/ISG15 ligase TRIM25 isoform X2 — translated: MMAEEADFPLCALEEELTCCICLSPFDCPVTIPCGHNFCQDCLLATWEDANFSCPQCRTSFPSRPELQKNTVLSSVVEAFKLKSSKNSSAIPTEQESKAEEQESKAEEKHVVLCDACMEAEASRTCLTCMASYCEEHLRPHRDNPIFRVHKLSEPVGNLMEHICSDHHKLMELYCTNHDRLICSSCLQQAHKGCSFTSPEEQRSLKEADLKTKLELLDGKITKNETILSQMTVMQVKLKDSATSRKKTIAAEYQQVRDMLTREESEASNALDREVESGQMKIRTLMKKFSENVENMKKAKGDICRLLGQSQTQSFLQTSFTLPQAVNFEPYTPRVTLDSSKVMAAEIFPAVLKKHLTEMFGHPVAARIELLKPGAGAASSLSLTPKTSQQLEPGTPIQTSLPKPASKKRSKGTKSSDASGLTKRELSKSMEHLLDLKVHKLKEKISVLNAEIAKDIASAEKRSELMKFGVGFTFDPRTAHKRIILTEDFTKASVSDEPTNYPECPERFALCSQVLSSRGFIRGRHYWEFRLSCNNFIGVGLAYGSLDRKGPASRLGRNNMSWCLEWFNVKLSAWHSSVEVVLVNPSPKRVGVLLDCEEGRATFYNVADRAYPLHSFSIPCVEAVYPAVWAFSSGSSVTLCKLQ
- the LOC101157185 gene encoding E3 ubiquitin/ISG15 ligase TRIM25 isoform X1 translates to MMAEEADFPLCALEEELTCCICLSPFDCPVTIPCGHNFCQDCLLATWEDANFSCPQCRTSFPSRPELQKNTVLSSVVEAFKLKSSKNSSAIPTEQESKAEEQESKAEEKHVVLCDACMEAEASRTCLTCMASYCEEHLRPHRDNPIFRVHKLSEPVGNLMEHICSDHHKLMELYCTNHDRLICSSCLQQAHKGCSFTSPEEQRSLKEADLKTKLELLDGKITKNETILSQMTVMQVKLKDSATSRKKTIAAEYQQVRDMLTREESEASNALDREVESGQMKIRTLMKKFSENVENMKKAKGDICRLLGQSQTQSFLQTSFTLPQAVNFEPYTPRVTLDSSKVMAAEIFPAVLKKHLTEMFGHPVAARIELLKPAVATVFLQAGAGAASSLSLTPKTSQQLEPGTPIQTSLPKPASKKRSKGTKSSDASGLTKRELSKSMEHLLDLKVHKLKEKISVLNAEIAKDIASAEKRSELMKFGVGFTFDPRTAHKRIILTEDFTKASVSDEPTNYPECPERFALCSQVLSSRGFIRGRHYWEFRLSCNNFIGVGLAYGSLDRKGPASRLGRNNMSWCLEWFNVKLSAWHSSVEVVLVNPSPKRVGVLLDCEEGRATFYNVADRAYPLHSFSIPCVEAVYPAVWAFSSGSSVTLCKLQ